One region of Alosa alosa isolate M-15738 ecotype Scorff River chromosome 1, AALO_Geno_1.1, whole genome shotgun sequence genomic DNA includes:
- the tmtopsa gene encoding teleost multiple tissue opsin a isoform X2, giving the protein MDCNISKVIHLKLHCWLFITSKTPYSRFVGCCAVARPNWIAMIVSNLSLSTCARSKSVLCSSAGDGFLEATSNRTLSPTGHLVVAVCLGFIGTFGFLNNLLVLVLFCRYKLLRSPINLLLINISFSDLLVCVLGTPFSFAASTQGRWLIGESGCVWYAFANTLFGIVSLISLAVLSYERYSTMLGPTEADSTNYRKVSFGVALSWVYSLVWTIPPLFGWSQYGPEGPGTTCSVNWTAKTTNNISYIICLFIFCLLVPFVVIVFCYGKLLYAIKQVSGVNRALGRKREQRVLAMVIIMVGCYLVCWLPYGIMALLATFGPPDLITPEASIIPSILAKTSTVINPIIYIFMNKQVI; this is encoded by the exons ATGGATTGTAACATCTCGAAAGTTATCCATCTAAAATTACATTGTTGGCTTTTCATAACATCCAAAACCCCTTACTCCAGATTTGTTGGGTGCTGCGCGGTTGCGCGCCCAAACTGGATTGCAATGATCGTGTCCAACCTCAGCCTCAGCACTTGCGCGCGGTCTAAGAGCGTGTTGTGCTCCAGTGCCGGGGACGGATTTCTAGAGGCTACTTCAAATCGCACCCTCAGCCCGACTGGGCACTTGGTAGTCGCGGTGTGTCTGGGGTTCATAGGAACTTTTGGATTCCTTAACAACCTGCTGGTGCTTGTGCTGTTTTGCCGCTACAAACTGCTGCGTTCCCCCATCAATCTGCTGCTGATTAATATATCTTTCAGTGatcttctggtgtgtgtgttgggaactCCGTTCAGCTTCGCCGCTAGCACACAAGGACGATGGCTTATCGGGGAAAGCGGTTGTGTGTGGTACGCTTTCGCCAATACTCTGTTCG GCATCGTGTCCCTGATATCCCTGGCCGTGCTGTCATACGAGCGCTACAGCACAATGCTGGGACCCACAGAGGCCGACTCCACCAACTACAGGAAGGTGTCCTTTGGAGTGGCGCTGTCCTGGGTCTACTCCCTTGTCTGGACCATTCCACCTCTGTTTGGCTGGAGCCAGTATGGCCCAGAAGGTCCAGGCACCACCTGTTCCGTGAACTGGACCGCCAAGACGACCAACAACATCTCCTACATCATCTGTCTGTTCATCTTCTGCCTTCTCGTCCCTTTCGTCGTCATAGTGTTCTGCTACGGGAAGCTCCTGTATGCAATAAAACAG GTGAGTGGTGTGAACAGAGCGCTGGGTCGTAAACGTGAGCAGCGTGTCCTGGCCATGGTCATTATCATGGTGGGGTGCTACCTGGTCTGCTGGCTGCCCTACGGCATCATGGCTCTCCTGGCCACTTTTGGTCCTCCAGACCTGATAACGCCCGAGGCCAGCATCATCCCCTCCATTCTCGCCAAGACCAGCACGGTCATCAACCCCATCATCTACATATTCATGAACAAACAG